CGGCTGGAGCATCTCTTCCACAAGTCGCTGAAGCCGCGCCGCCTCGGCCTGGATGATCTGGAGATCGGCCTGCTGATCGGGTCGGGCATCGTCCTCCAGGTTTTCGGCGGTGCCACGGATCGCCGTCAGCGGCGTGCGCAGCTCATGCGACACGGCGCGGTAAAACTCCTGGCGCGCAACCGCCAGACGCTCGACCTCCGCCAGCCGACTTTGAAGCTCGTCGGCCATGCTGTTCAGCCGTGCCGCAAGCTGCCCGATCTCGTCGCCGCTCCGATCCTCCGAGCGCGCGGCGTCGTTGCCCCCGGCGATCGCGCTGGCAACCTGTCCCAGCTCGCTGAGCGGACGGACCAGGCTTCTCGCCAGGAGATGCCCGGCCAACGCCGCGCCGATGAGGGCGAGGGCAGCGCTGGGGAAGAGCGCGATCAGTAGCAGGCCAAGCAGCGCTCGCTCGCGCGCCACGCTTTGCGACAGCTCGATCACGCCGATCGTCTGTCCATCGTGGATGATCGGCTGAGCGACGAAGTGCCGCCCGCGCTCAAGCGTGACCGGCTGGATCGGCAGGGGATTGGTCAGCAGCGGCAGCGCCGCCCGCGACGGGAAGGTGCCGAGATCGCGGCTGGCAAAGAGCACACTGCCGTTCGGTGCGAGCACGCGCATGGCGATGTCGGGCGGTAGCGGGAAGCGGCGGCTCAGGTTGGGCGCGACGCCCGCCAGCGTGTCGGAGTCGGCGGCGAGCTCGGAGGCGTAGGCCGCGTACACGTTTGCCTGGGCGGCCAAGTTGGCGAGCACCTGCGTACGCTGGCCGCGCTGCACAAAGACGATCAGCG
This is a stretch of genomic DNA from Herpetosiphonaceae bacterium. It encodes these proteins:
- a CDS encoding ATP-binding protein; this translates as MRRRSLKTRLTLSHVFVTLAGLALLGVALIVFVQRGQRTQVLANLAAQANVYAAYASELAADSDTLAGVAPNLSRRFPLPPDIAMRVLAPNGSVLFASRDLGTFPSRAALPLLTNPLPIQPVTLERGRHFVAQPIIHDGQTIGVIELSQSVARERALLGLLLIALFPSAALALIGAALAGHLLARSLVRPLSELGQVASAIAGGNDAARSEDRSGDEIGQLAARLNSMADELQSRLAEVERLAVARQEFYRAVSHELRTPLTAIRGTAENLEDDARPDQQADLQIIQAEAARLQRLVEEMLQPRESAPAPLRRRQPVDLTALIGEVGRIMQPRAERAGVVLTTTAAARLRVVGDRDRLKQALLNLLDNALTWTPPGGAITVEARPDRADARIVVCDSGPGIAPELRERVWERGFSTTNGQGLGLALVREVMAAHDGDASVLDGQQTTIALRLPLLIER